In Pelmatolapia mariae isolate MD_Pm_ZW linkage group LG2, Pm_UMD_F_2, whole genome shotgun sequence, one DNA window encodes the following:
- the cdx1a gene encoding homeobox protein CDX-1a, with amino-acid sequence MYPSSASIRQTAQALSLNSQYIPPPYDFPSYHHHVTGVGDLSASTWNPLYAPREEYPYSFPGSSPNTAQVNFTYPDLSNAPSAAGGGSLTPYNFISGQDPLIPRKRPQEPVKQTTSGGKTRTKDKYRVVYTDHQRMELEKEFQFNRYITMRRKSELSMALSLSERQVKIWFQNRRAKERKINRKKLQHSQQASTTTPTPPVLCAHSDTHNPASPSRNILSDAVSEEY; translated from the exons ATGTACCCGAGCTCTGCTTCTATCAGACAAACGGCTCAGGCTCTGTCACTGAACAGTCAGTACATTCCGCCTCCGTATGACTTCCCTAGCTACCACCATCACGTCACGGGAGTCGGTGATTTGTCGGCAAGTACCTGGAACCCCCTTTACGCGCCCCGGGAGGAGTACCCCTACAGCTTCCCGGGGTCAAGCCCCAACACCGCGCAGGTCAACTTCACCTACCCGGATCTGAGCAACGCTCCTTCCGCCGCTGGAGGGGGATCGCTCACCCCTTACAATTTCATCTCTGGACAGGATCCCCTCATTCCCAGGAAAAGACCACAGGAGCCCGTTAAACAAACAACTTCAG GTGGGAAGACTCGCACTAAGGACAAGTACAGGGTTGTGTACACTGACCACCAAAGGATGGAGCTTGAGAAAGAGTTTCAGTTCAACCGCTATATCACAATGAGAAGGAAGTCAGAGCTGTCAATGGCACTCAGCCTTTCCGAGAGGCAG GTGAAGATCTGGTTTCAGAACAGACGTGCCAAGGAGAGGAAGATCAACAGGAAGAAGTTGCAGCATTCCCAGCAGGCTTCAACAACCACACCCACCCCACCTGTACTGTGTGCACACAGTGACACTCACAACCCCGCGAGCCCCAGCAGGAACATTTTGTCAGACGCAGTATCAGAGGAGTACTAG